TGCACACCGGCCTGGTGCTCCAGTCGGAGCGCGGCAAGGCGCTCGGCCGGGTCGGCGCCGACGGGAACGTGCGGCTCGTCCGCGGCGACCGGGAGGCGTTCGGGATCCGGGGCCGCAGCGCCGAGCAGCGGATCGCGCTCGACCTGCTGCTCGACCCGGAGGTCGGCATCATCTCGATGGGCGGCCGGGCCGGCACCGGCAAGTCGGCGCTGGCGCTCTGCGCGGGCCTGGAGGCGGTCCTGGAGCGCCGTCAGCACCAGAAGGTGATGGTCTTCCGTCCGCTGTACGCGGTCGGCGGCCAGGACCTCGGCTATCTGCCGGGCAGCGAGTCCGAGAAGATGAGCCCCTGGGCGCAGGCGGTCTTCGACACGCTGTCGTCGGTCGCCGGCCGCGAGGTGATCGAGGAGGTGCTGTCCCGGGGGATGCTGGAGGTCCTTCCGCTCACCCACATCCGGGGCCGCTCGCTCCACGACGCCTTCGTCATCGTCGACGAGGCCCAGTCCCTGGAGCGGAACGTCCTGTTGACCGTTCTGTCCCGTATCGGGGCGAATTCGCGGGTGGTGCTCACCCATGACGTGGCCCAGCGGGACAACCTGCGGGTGGGGCGGTACGACGGAGTCGTCGCCGTGGTCGAGAAGCTGAAGGGGCATCCGCTCTTCGCGCACGTCACGCTGACCCGCTCGGAGCGGTCCCCGATCGCGGCCCTGGTCACCGAGATGCTGGAGGACGGCCACCTGTAAGCCCGTTTCGTACCCTTTCACTCCCGTACGGGAGTTGGCGCCGCCCGGCGAAGCGCAGGAGCTTAGCCGGGCGGCGCCCCCGTGTCCGCAACATCCGTCAAAACACCTGCGCCCAACGAGGTGTGAGCTTTCACACGCAACACGGAATTGCCTTGCGGCGTCCGCGTCCGGCAGAGTCTTGCTTCCGTCAGGCCCCGCATACGGCACCCGTGCACCTTCGAGCGTTCGAAGAGGCACACCGCAGCACCGCACAACTCCACAGCCGACGCCGTATGCCGCCCACAGCACCACGGGCCCGTGTCTTCTGTGACCCGGTACGACGAAGACCAGCGCCAGGGGCACGATTTCGCCCGCGTGGTCACCGCTGCGGGCGATGCTGGAAGGAAACCGTGTGAGCCGGATCTCGGTCCGGGGATTCGCGGTGGCGTCTGCCACTGCGGTCACCACCGTCGGCGCCGTCGTCGGAGTTGCCACGGGCAACGCCGCCCAGGCCACTTCGGACGACAACTTCGAGGCCACCGCGGCCGACACCACCCTGCTCGCGGACATCCCCGCGGGCTCCCAGGCGCAGGTGCAGGTCGCCTCCCTGGCGGAGCAGGCCGACGTCCAGGCCGCCGCCGCGGACGCCACCGCGCGCAGGAGCGCCGAGGAGGCCGCCCGCCTCAAGGCCGCCGAGGACGCCGAGGCGAAGAAGAAGGCCGCCGACGAGAAGGCCGAGCAGGAGAAGAAGGAGCGCGAGGAGCGGGAGGCCCGCGAGGAGGCCGAGCGCGCCAGCCGCGAGGCCGTCCGCGACGCGTCGAGCTTCTCCGCCCAGGGCTCGTACTCCATCTCCGAGGTCAAGGCGATCGCCCGCCAGATGATCCCGGAATCCCAGTTCCAGTGCTTCAGCAACATCGTGGACCACGAGTCCGGCTGGAACTACCGGGCGACGAACCCGTCCTCCGGTGCCTACGGTCTCGTCCAGGCGCTGCCGGGCAGCAAGATGTCCTCGGCCGGCGCCGACTGGCAGACCAACCCCGCCACCCAGATCAAGTGGGGCCTCAGCTACATGAACGGCCGGTACGGCAGCCCCTGCGGCGCCTGGTCGTTCTGGCAGGCCAACCGCTGGTACTAGACCGGCGAGCGCTCAACCCCGGGAAGCCCCGCACCGTCCTACGGTGCGGGGCTTCCTGCGTGTAGGTTGCCAGGGACCGAACGGGGGGAAGAGGGACGAGATGTCGAGACTGCCAGGCTGGCTGAACCGACTGGGCGAGGGCATCAGCCGCATCGGAAGCGAACTGCACGCCCGGCGCGCCGAGGCCGAGCGGGCCGCGTCGGCCGGACCGCCGTACGAGCGGCCGCCGGTGACGCCGGGTCCGGAGACCGCGCCGCCGGCCGCCGCGCCCGCCGAGGGACCCGCCGCCGCACCCGCCGCCGTCGCCGAGGGCCGTACCGTCCCCGCCCCGCCGGCCTACGCCCCGGCCGTCCCCGCCCGGCCCGACCCGGTCGCCGCCATCCCGTGGGGGCTGCGGGTCGCCGGCGAGGCCGGCTGGCGGCTGCTCGTCCTCGCCGGCACCGTCTGGGTGCTGATGCGGGTCATCAGCTCCGTGCAGCTCGTCGTCCTCGCCTTCGTGGCCGCCCTCCTGGTGACCGCGCTGCTCCAGCCGACCGTCGCCCGGCTGCGGGGCATGGGCGTGCCGCGCGGGCTCGCCACCGCCATCACCGCCATCTCCGGCTTCGTCGTGATGGGCCTGGTCGGCTGGTTCGTGGTGTGGCAGGTGATGGACAACATCGACAACCTCACCGACCGGGTCAGGGACGGCATCGAGGAGCTCAAGCGCTGGCTCCTGGACAGCCCGTTCCACGTGACCGAGCGCCAGATCAACGACATCGCCAAGAACCTCAGCGACACCATCGGCGCCAACGCCGAGCAGATCACCTCCGCCGGACTCCAGGGCGTGACCGTGATCGTCGAGACCATGACCGGCATCCTGCTCGCCATGTTCTCCACCCTCTTCCTGCTGT
The Streptomyces roseofulvus genome window above contains:
- a CDS encoding AI-2E family transporter; the encoded protein is MSRLPGWLNRLGEGISRIGSELHARRAEAERAASAGPPYERPPVTPGPETAPPAAAPAEGPAAAPAAVAEGRTVPAPPAYAPAVPARPDPVAAIPWGLRVAGEAGWRLLVLAGTVWVLMRVISSVQLVVLAFVAALLVTALLQPTVARLRGMGVPRGLATAITAISGFVVMGLVGWFVVWQVMDNIDNLTDRVRDGIEELKRWLLDSPFHVTERQINDIAKNLSDTIGANAEQITSAGLQGVTVIVETMTGILLAMFSTLFLLYDGKKVWEWTLKLVPAQARPGVAGAGPRAWRTLTAYVRGTVLVALIDAVFIGLGLYFLDVPMAVPLAVFIFLFAFIPLVGAVISGALAVLVALVTNGVFTALMVLVVVLAVQQIEGHVLQPFILGRAVRVHPLAVVLAVAAGGLTAGIGGAVVAVPLVAVANTVVGYLKAWSHEPGLLTSPEPRGATAFEVAPTPAPGSPEGKGKA
- a CDS encoding transglycosylase SLT domain-containing protein; this encodes MSRISVRGFAVASATAVTTVGAVVGVATGNAAQATSDDNFEATAADTTLLADIPAGSQAQVQVASLAEQADVQAAAADATARRSAEEAARLKAAEDAEAKKKAADEKAEQEKKEREEREAREEAERASREAVRDASSFSAQGSYSISEVKAIARQMIPESQFQCFSNIVDHESGWNYRATNPSSGAYGLVQALPGSKMSSAGADWQTNPATQIKWGLSYMNGRYGSPCGAWSFWQANRWY
- a CDS encoding PhoH family protein, which codes for MVTSTKRRLSDRRTYVLDTSVLLADPKAMSRFEEHEVVLPIVVVTELEAKRHHPELGYFARQALRLLDDFRVRYGRLDAPLPIGDLGGTLRVELNHSDPGVLPAGYRLGDNDSRILAVARNLQAEGYDVTVVSKDLPLRIKASSVGLLAEEYRAELAITDANGWTGMSELSLSAEQIDLLYDQERLYVPEASELPVHTGLVLQSERGKALGRVGADGNVRLVRGDREAFGIRGRSAEQRIALDLLLDPEVGIISMGGRAGTGKSALALCAGLEAVLERRQHQKVMVFRPLYAVGGQDLGYLPGSESEKMSPWAQAVFDTLSSVAGREVIEEVLSRGMLEVLPLTHIRGRSLHDAFVIVDEAQSLERNVLLTVLSRIGANSRVVLTHDVAQRDNLRVGRYDGVVAVVEKLKGHPLFAHVTLTRSERSPIAALVTEMLEDGHL